The Tenacibaculum jejuense genome includes a window with the following:
- the asnS gene encoding asparagine--tRNA ligase: protein MKTSSVKELLASEKLLQEVNVKGWVRAFRSNRFIQLNDGSTINSIQCVVDFENTDEALLKRINTGAAVSINGTLVESQGKGQSVEVQVTNVEILGDADPDEVAKTILQPKRHSLELLRQQAHLRVRTNTFSAVMRVRSALSFAVHQYFQQNGFYYVNTPIITGSDAEGAGEMFRVTNFETNKAPLNEEGEVDYSQDFFGKQTNLTVSGQLEAETYAMGLGKVYTFGPTFRAENSNTTRHLAEFWMIEPEVAFNDLDANMDLSEDFIKYVLQYVLDNCKDDLEFLENRLLQEEKTKPQAERSEMSLIEKLRFVVDNNFKRVSYTEAIDILRNCKPNKKKKFQYLIDEWGADLQSEHERYLVEKHFKCPVILFDYPAKIKAFYMRLNEDGKTVRAMDVLFPGIGEMVGGSQREERLDVLKEKMAALDIPEEELWWYLDIRKFGTAVHSGFGLGFERLVLFTTGMSNIRDVIPYPRTPQNAEF, encoded by the coding sequence ATGAAAACAAGTAGCGTAAAAGAATTATTAGCTTCAGAAAAGCTTCTTCAAGAAGTAAATGTTAAAGGTTGGGTAAGAGCGTTTAGAAGTAATCGTTTTATTCAATTAAATGATGGTTCTACTATAAATAGCATTCAATGTGTTGTAGATTTTGAAAATACAGATGAAGCTTTATTAAAGAGAATTAATACAGGCGCTGCTGTTTCTATTAATGGGACTCTAGTTGAAAGTCAAGGAAAAGGACAATCTGTAGAAGTTCAAGTAACTAATGTTGAAATTTTAGGAGATGCTGATCCAGATGAAGTTGCGAAAACTATTTTACAACCTAAAAGACACTCTTTAGAGTTATTAAGACAACAAGCTCATTTACGTGTTAGAACTAATACGTTTAGTGCGGTAATGCGTGTGCGTTCTGCGCTTTCTTTTGCTGTACATCAATATTTTCAGCAAAATGGGTTTTATTATGTAAACACACCTATTATTACTGGTTCAGATGCTGAAGGAGCTGGAGAAATGTTCAGAGTAACTAATTTTGAAACGAATAAAGCTCCATTGAATGAAGAAGGTGAAGTAGATTACAGTCAAGATTTCTTTGGTAAGCAAACTAACTTAACCGTATCTGGACAGTTAGAAGCTGAAACCTATGCCATGGGATTAGGTAAAGTATATACATTCGGACCTACGTTTAGAGCTGAGAATTCTAATACAACTAGACATTTAGCTGAATTCTGGATGATAGAACCTGAAGTTGCATTTAATGACTTAGATGCAAACATGGATTTATCGGAAGATTTTATTAAATATGTTTTACAATATGTATTAGATAACTGTAAAGATGATCTAGAGTTTTTAGAAAATAGACTTTTACAAGAAGAGAAGACAAAACCACAAGCTGAGCGAAGTGAAATGTCTTTAATAGAAAAGTTAAGATTTGTTGTAGACAATAACTTCAAACGTGTTTCTTACACAGAAGCTATTGATATTTTACGTAACTGTAAACCTAATAAGAAAAAGAAATTTCAGTATCTTATTGATGAATGGGGAGCAGATTTACAATCAGAACACGAACGTTATTTAGTTGAAAAGCATTTTAAATGTCCTGTGATTTTATTTGATTATCCAGCGAAAATTAAAGCATTTTACATGCGTTTAAATGAAGATGGAAAAACAGTAAGAGCTATGGACGTACTTTTCCCTGGAATTGGAGAAATGGTGGGTGGATCTCAAAGAGAAGAGCGTTTAGATGTACTAAAAGAAAAAATGGCTGCTTTAGATATTCCTGAAGAAGAATTATGGTGGTATTTAGATATTCGAA
- a CDS encoding leucine-rich repeat domain-containing protein → MKTKLLLLLFVVIFWGAQGQVSQAEREALIAFYNATDGDNWTNNTNWDTDPNGTSDVSTWHGVTVSIVNGQQHVIRLILNDNNVVGELPDFNGFSELRRLELAKNSITGELLVTKFPENMEIIQLRENNLSGAFPDFTRFNNLILLVLNENMLTGVISEDLFPVGVSTISIGENPMISGTLDFSLFTLGAINIKNTGISFLKIPSTISSPNSINISETPNLAYLEAFNPNSFITLSSSRFDLGLRIVMHDQADRTALPNLQEREVLKKLFIDDNYTYGSTVKNGVNDNEWIAMKVINGETRVTEIHIAQKNINDVMPSDINVFTELFYLNLTSYGLQGIAPELGSLLKLEQLYLNGNLISSLPEDFYDLVNLKILNVSNNQIPSLSDRLGNLTALEQLNFSSNNIDEIPSSVGNLVNMKTLQFQNNQITLLPPELGNLTLLTLMRGFNNEIASIPSEFGQLTLLQFLDLSSNSISNTPVEFSNLTELETLYLNNNDLQVIAGLGGFTKLKFLRLHENRLGEDNAIFDTKLPANIGDLSLLQELTLHDNQLKELPNTIGSLTLLSELPLQNNRLESLPTGIGSLSGLKILKLQNNQLTALPVEIGNLSSLEDLNITNQTSANAGTIYHLTSLPATITNLTSLKNFEASSNRIEGDIDLSNSLALDYLGFFGNRISGLKLGKAPFSIQTTSNPNLSCIEVPSDQVNNWKSTALTNSIISIDNGVDFSDNCSGFRVPQLEREALIAFYNATGGGTDWTGQFWNTDPNSLSNVGAWNGVTTAVINGQKHVVKLEVRNSRLNGFIPSEIKNLTELVELNLGVFNGRGNLIEIKPEIGELTKLERLDLRGHILPAIPTEIGNLSSLTYLDVSNNSLTSLPAGIGNFTVLEELSITSQNNVNTGEKTLTTLPDEIGNISSLKQLYLQDNKLTSLPNTIDGLVVLEQLNLGDSSGRGNELSSLPASIGNLNTLKILNIEYNRLTSLPEEIGNLSNLENFSIANQVTFDGGTTYYLTSLPLSINNLSSLINFNASGNRIEGGVDLSNIMTLTSLNLTDNRISDLKLGKAPFFSQLSSNPNLTCIEVPSSEVNNWETTAATSSTVTVDNGVAFSDNCIGFRVPQLEREALIAFYNATGGGTDWTGQFWDTDPNSLSNVGAWEGVTTEIVNGQKHVVKLELRSSRLNGFIPSEIKNLTELVELNLGVFNGRGSLTEIKPEIGELTKLERLDLRGHILPTIPTEIGSLSSLIYLDLSNNSLTSLPAGIGDFAVLEELRITGQNNVNTREKTLTILPDEIGNITSLKQLYLQDNKLTSLPNTIDGLIALEQLYLGDGSGRGNELSSLPATIGNLNALKILDIEYNRLTSLPEEIGDLSNLENLSVANQVTFDGGTTYYLTSLPLSINNLSSLTNFNASGNRIEGDLDLSNLLSLTRLVLTDNRITGLKLGKAPFSARLSVNPNLTCVEVPASEVSNWETSPSNTVSIDNGVAFSDNCTGFRVPQLEREALIAFYNATSGGTDWTGQFWGTDPNSLSNVGAWEGVTTEIVNGQKHIVRIDLSNRRLNGFIPSEIKNLTELVELNLGRFNGRGNLTELMPEIGELSKLTRLDLRGNNISSLPTEIGNLSSLTYLDLSNNSLSSLPVGIGNFTVLEELLITEQNDLSTREKTLVSLPNEIGNILSLKKLDLRINKINSLPVSIGNLANLEELYVQNNELIELPTTINNLLNLKNLRVEFNQISGDLDLSNLTVLNELKLEYNTIENLKINIAPTAFGSSNFGRFSLLRNACGCVEVPSDELVSWQLSGFNEQNSVLDNGVVYSDNCSGVTNNSISDLEREALIALFNATDGNNWRNDLTGSYNGVLWDSDITQKVNVGAWFGVTTAVINGQKHVTKIELNSNLLKGELPAEIGNLSQLKIFKMSSNAISLIPAEIGMLINLEQLTLSSQIDPITNQNVLTRLPAEVNNLSLLKHLDVQGNDIEGNLDFSNLVNLTSLQVSSNEITGLRIGISPQVFDNQFDFDGGFSRSFSFSNAYLNCIAVPQTTISDWENSRFAQRNPEIVWGQDCTAYNNVPNEEINALVDMYNSLDGGNWTNNQNWTGVLNRAIMNSPFNATKWQGVTTEIVNGGKHITRISLSNNNLTGTLPESLGGLSELKYLDLSFNNLENNLPPSLNQLTQLETFLIPFNKLEGDIPDLTNITSLNNFNIDNNKFQFGDFEDEFSIYNTFTQFLYETQANVSEDETIELTDTDYRLEAQVSGNNNVYQWYKNGSPITGANEASYDILNPSSADDGTYYCQITNTIVTGLTLRTGTVTATFDTTLSIENEELKNFIVLYPNPTNGILNIDVSNNISIRRLDVFSITGVKVKSIDKVTEKLNIQDLPSGVYMINIQSTQGRIVKRLIKR, encoded by the coding sequence ATGAAAACAAAATTACTTTTACTTCTTTTTGTTGTGATATTTTGGGGGGCGCAAGGCCAAGTATCGCAAGCAGAAAGAGAAGCTCTAATAGCATTTTACAATGCTACAGATGGAGATAATTGGACAAATAACACGAATTGGGATACTGATCCTAATGGTACTTCAGATGTTTCTACTTGGCATGGAGTAACTGTTTCAATCGTGAATGGACAGCAACATGTAATTCGCTTGATACTAAATGACAACAATGTTGTAGGAGAATTACCTGATTTCAATGGTTTTTCAGAGTTAAGACGCTTAGAATTGGCAAAAAATAGTATTACAGGAGAATTACTAGTGACTAAATTTCCAGAAAATATGGAAATTATTCAGTTAAGAGAGAATAATTTGTCTGGTGCTTTTCCTGATTTTACTCGATTCAACAATTTAATTCTTTTAGTATTAAATGAGAATATGCTTACGGGTGTAATTTCAGAAGATTTATTTCCTGTTGGAGTGTCTACCATAAGTATAGGAGAAAATCCTATGATATCTGGAACACTAGATTTTTCTTTATTTACTCTCGGAGCCATCAATATTAAAAATACAGGTATTAGTTTTCTTAAAATACCCAGTACTATTTCTTCTCCAAACAGTATTAATATTTCTGAAACTCCAAATCTAGCTTACTTAGAAGCTTTTAATCCTAATAGCTTTATAACATTATCGAGTTCTCGTTTCGATTTAGGTCTACGAATTGTAATGCATGATCAGGCAGATAGAACAGCATTGCCTAATTTACAAGAAAGAGAAGTATTAAAAAAGTTATTTATAGATGATAATTATACTTATGGAAGCACAGTAAAAAATGGAGTGAATGATAATGAATGGATTGCCATGAAAGTTATAAATGGTGAAACAAGAGTAACTGAAATTCATATTGCACAAAAAAATATTAATGATGTGATGCCATCTGATATCAACGTGTTTACAGAGTTGTTTTATTTAAATTTGACAAGTTATGGTTTACAAGGTATTGCTCCTGAATTAGGAAGCCTATTAAAACTCGAACAACTGTACTTGAATGGCAATTTAATTTCTTCGTTACCTGAAGATTTTTATGATTTGGTGAATCTAAAAATATTAAATGTTAGTAACAACCAAATTCCTTCACTGTCTGATCGTTTAGGAAACTTAACAGCTTTAGAACAACTTAATTTTAGTTCTAATAATATTGATGAAATTCCTAGTTCTGTTGGGAACTTAGTCAACATGAAAACTTTACAGTTTCAAAATAATCAAATTACATTATTACCACCAGAGTTAGGTAATCTTACATTACTAACTTTAATGCGAGGTTTTAACAACGAAATTGCTAGTATTCCTTCAGAATTTGGACAGTTAACATTACTACAATTTTTAGATTTATCGTCAAATAGCATTTCAAATACACCAGTAGAATTTTCAAACCTAACAGAGTTAGAAACGCTATATTTAAATAATAATGATTTACAGGTAATTGCAGGTTTAGGTGGTTTTACAAAATTGAAATTTTTAAGACTACATGAAAATAGATTAGGTGAAGATAATGCGATTTTTGATACTAAACTTCCTGCTAATATTGGTGATTTATCATTACTACAAGAGTTAACACTTCATGATAACCAGTTAAAAGAATTACCAAATACTATTGGCAGCTTAACATTGTTGTCAGAATTACCATTACAGAATAATAGGTTAGAGAGTTTACCTACTGGAATAGGAAGTTTAAGTGGACTTAAAATATTAAAATTACAGAACAATCAATTAACGGCATTACCTGTAGAAATTGGAAATTTATCTTCTTTAGAAGATTTAAATATTACAAATCAAACAAGTGCTAATGCTGGAACAATTTATCATCTTACAAGTTTACCAGCTACTATAACTAATTTAACAAGTCTGAAAAATTTCGAAGCAAGTTCAAATCGTATCGAAGGTGATATAGATTTAAGCAACAGTTTAGCTTTAGATTATCTGGGATTTTTTGGTAACCGTATAAGTGGATTAAAATTAGGGAAAGCTCCTTTTTCTATACAGACAACATCTAATCCGAATTTAAGTTGTATTGAAGTTCCCTCTGATCAAGTGAATAATTGGAAAAGTACAGCTCTTACAAATAGTATTATAAGTATTGATAATGGAGTAGATTTTAGCGATAATTGTTCAGGTTTTAGAGTGCCGCAATTAGAGCGTGAAGCTTTAATTGCATTTTATAATGCTACAGGTGGAGGTACAGATTGGACAGGTCAGTTTTGGAATACAGATCCAAATAGTTTGAGTAATGTTGGAGCCTGGAACGGTGTTACCACAGCAGTTATTAACGGACAAAAACATGTTGTAAAATTAGAGGTAAGAAACTCTCGTTTAAACGGTTTCATACCTTCAGAAATTAAAAACTTAACTGAATTAGTAGAATTAAACTTAGGAGTGTTTAATGGAAGAGGGAATCTAATAGAAATAAAACCAGAAATTGGAGAGTTAACAAAGCTAGAACGATTAGATTTAAGAGGTCATATCTTACCTGCTATACCTACAGAAATAGGAAATTTATCAAGTCTAACATATTTGGATGTTTCCAACAATTCATTAACGAGTTTACCAGCAGGGATTGGTAATTTTACTGTATTAGAAGAGTTAAGCATAACAAGTCAAAATAATGTAAATACAGGTGAGAAAACGTTAACTACTTTACCAGATGAGATTGGTAATATTTCAAGTTTAAAACAATTGTATTTACAAGATAATAAACTAACATCATTGCCAAATACTATTGATGGATTAGTAGTTTTAGAACAGTTAAATTTAGGTGATAGTTCTGGTAGAGGTAATGAGTTATCAAGTTTACCAGCTTCAATAGGAAATCTAAACACTCTTAAGATTCTAAATATAGAATATAATAGGTTAACAAGCCTACCTGAAGAAATAGGAAATTTATCTAATCTAGAAAATTTTAGCATTGCGAACCAAGTTACTTTTGATGGAGGAACAACATACTACTTAACAAGTTTACCCTTATCCATAAACAATTTATCAAGCTTAATAAACTTTAATGCTTCTGGTAATCGAATCGAAGGAGGTGTAGACCTAAGTAACATTATGACTTTAACGTCTCTTAATCTTACCGACAATCGTATTTCTGACTTAAAATTAGGTAAAGCTCCCTTCTTTTCACAATTGTCTAGTAATCCTAATTTAACTTGTATTGAAGTACCTTCTTCAGAAGTTAATAATTGGGAAACAACAGCAGCGACTTCAAGTACAGTAACTGTTGATAATGGCGTTGCTTTTAGTGATAATTGTATAGGATTTAGAGTGCCACAGTTAGAACGTGAAGCTTTAATTGCTTTTTATAATGCTACAGGTGGAGGTACAGATTGGACAGGTCAGTTTTGGGACACTGATCCAAACAGTTTAAGTAACGTTGGTGCCTGGGAAGGAGTAACTACAGAAATTGTTAATGGACAAAAACATGTTGTAAAATTAGAATTAAGAAGTTCTCGTTTAAACGGTTTCATACCTTCAGAAATTAAAAACTTAACTGAATTAGTAGAATTAAACTTAGGAGTGTTTAATGGAAGAGGTAGTTTAACAGAAATAAAACCAGAAATTGGAGAGTTAACAAAACTAGAACGATTAGATTTAAGAGGTCATATCTTACCTACTATACCTACAGAAATAGGAAGTTTGTCAAGTTTGATCTATCTAGATCTTTCTAACAATTCATTAACGAGTTTACCAGCTGGGATTGGTGATTTTGCTGTGCTAGAAGAGTTAAGAATAACAGGTCAAAATAATGTAAATACAAGAGAAAAAACATTAACGATTTTACCTGACGAGATTGGTAATATTACAAGCTTAAAACAATTATACCTACAAGATAATAAATTAACATCACTGCCAAATACTATAGATGGATTAATAGCTTTAGAGCAGTTATATTTAGGAGACGGCTCTGGTAGAGGTAATGAGTTATCGAGTCTACCTGCTACAATTGGGAATCTAAATGCTCTTAAAATTCTAGATATCGAGTACAACAGACTAACAAGTTTACCTGAAGAAATTGGGGATTTATCTAACTTAGAAAATTTAAGTGTTGCGAATCAAGTTACTTTTGACGGAGGTACAACGTATTACTTAACAAGTTTACCGTTATCTATAAACAATTTATCAAGTTTAACAAATTTTAATGCTTCTGGTAATCGAATTGAAGGTGACCTAGATTTAAGTAATCTTCTTTCTTTAACACGTTTAGTCCTTACTGATAATAGGATAACAGGTTTAAAGTTAGGGAAAGCTCCTTTTTCAGCAAGGTTATCTGTAAATCCTAATTTAACTTGTGTTGAAGTTCCTGCTTCAGAAGTCAGTAATTGGGAAACCTCTCCAAGTAATACGGTAAGTATAGACAATGGTGTTGCTTTTAGTGATAATTGTACAGGATTTAGAGTACCGCAGTTAGAACGTGAAGCTTTAATTGCTTTTTATAATGCTACAAGTGGAGGTACAGATTGGACAGGTCAGTTTTGGGGTACTGATCCAAACAGTTTAAGTAATGTTGGTGCTTGGGAAGGAGTAACTACAGAAATTGTTAATGGACAAAAACATATCGTAAGAATAGATCTTTCAAATAGAAGATTAAATGGTTTTATACCTTCGGAAATTAAAAACTTAACTGAATTAGTAGAATTAAACTTAGGAAGGTTTAACGGTAGAGGGAATTTAACAGAATTAATGCCAGAGATTGGAGAGTTAAGTAAACTTACGCGTTTAGATTTAAGAGGAAATAACATCTCAAGTTTACCTACAGAAATAGGAAATTTATCAAGTTTAACATATTTAGATCTTTCTAATAATTCGTTATCTAGTTTACCAGTTGGTATTGGAAATTTTACTGTGTTGGAAGAGTTGTTAATAACTGAACAAAATGATCTCAGTACACGAGAGAAGACATTAGTCTCGTTACCCAATGAAATTGGTAATATTCTTAGTTTAAAAAAGCTAGATTTAAGAATAAATAAAATTAACAGTTTACCAGTATCTATTGGGAATCTGGCAAATTTAGAAGAATTGTATGTTCAAAATAACGAATTAATAGAGTTGCCAACTACCATTAATAACTTATTAAATTTAAAAAATTTAAGAGTAGAATTTAACCAGATATCTGGCGATTTAGATTTAAGTAATCTAACTGTTTTAAATGAGTTAAAATTAGAATATAATACTATTGAAAATTTAAAAATCAATATTGCACCTACAGCATTTGGAAGTTCTAATTTTGGTAGATTTTCTTTATTGAGAAATGCTTGTGGTTGTGTGGAAGTACCAAGTGACGAATTAGTGTCTTGGCAATTATCTGGTTTTAATGAGCAAAACAGCGTTCTAGATAATGGTGTTGTATATTCAGATAATTGTAGTGGTGTTACCAATAATAGTATTTCAGATTTAGAAAGAGAAGCGTTAATAGCACTATTTAATGCGACAGATGGAAATAATTGGAGAAATGACTTAACAGGTTCATATAACGGAGTACTTTGGGATTCAGATATAACTCAAAAAGTAAATGTTGGTGCTTGGTTCGGTGTAACTACAGCTGTGATAAATGGACAAAAACATGTAACTAAAATAGAGTTAAACTCTAATTTACTTAAGGGAGAATTGCCAGCTGAAATTGGAAATTTGAGTCAGTTAAAAATATTTAAAATGTCAAGTAATGCTATTTCACTAATTCCGGCTGAAATAGGAATGTTAATTAATTTGGAGCAGTTAACTTTAAGTAGTCAGATTGATCCAATTACAAATCAGAATGTATTAACTAGGCTTCCTGCTGAAGTAAATAATTTAAGTTTATTGAAACATTTAGATGTCCAAGGAAATGATATTGAAGGAAATTTAGATTTTTCCAATCTCGTAAACCTAACATCATTGCAGGTAAGTTCTAATGAGATTACAGGACTGAGAATTGGTATTTCTCCACAAGTTTTTGATAATCAATTTGATTTTGATGGAGGTTTTTCAAGATCGTTCAGTTTTTCTAATGCATATTTAAATTGTATCGCCGTTCCGCAAACAACAATTTCAGATTGGGAAAATTCACGATTTGCACAAAGAAATCCTGAGATTGTTTGGGGACAAGATTGTACTGCATACAACAATGTTCCGAATGAAGAAATAAATGCTTTAGTTGATATGTACAATTCCTTAGATGGAGGAAATTGGACAAACAACCAAAATTGGACTGGAGTTTTAAATAGGGCTATTATGAATTCACCTTTCAATGCAACTAAATGGCAAGGAGTAACTACAGAAATTGTAAATGGAGGGAAACACATTACTAGAATTAGCTTAAGTAACAATAACCTCACAGGAACTTTACCTGAAAGTTTAGGAGGCTTATCAGAACTAAAATATTTAGATTTAAGCTTTAACAATCTAGAAAATAATCTGCCGCCAAGTTTAAATCAATTAACGCAACTAGAAACATTTTTAATTCCTTTTAATAAGTTGGAAGGAGATATTCCAGATTTAACCAATATCACTTCACTGAATAATTTTAATATTGATAATAATAAGTTTCAATTTGGTGACTTTGAAGATGAATTTTCAATTTACAATACATTTACTCAGTTTCTATATGAAACACAAGCTAATGTTAGCGAAGATGAAACAATTGAGCTGACTGATACAGATTATCGATTAGAAGCTCAAGTATCTGGAAATAATAATGTATATCAGTGGTATAAAAATGGATCGCCAATAACAGGAGCTAATGAAGCTAGTTACGATATTTTGAATCCTTCTTCTGCTGATGATGGAACTTATTATTGTCAAATTACAAACACTATTGTTACAGGATTGACCTTAAGAACAGGAACAGTTACAGCTACATTTGATACTACTTTAAGTATAGAGAATGAAGAGTTGAAGAACTTTATTGTTTTATATCCAAACCCAACGAACGGTATTCTTAATATTGATGTTTCAAATAATATTAGTATAAGAAGATTAGATGTTTTTTCAATAACAGGAGTGAAAGTAAAGTCTATTGATAAGGTAACAGAGAAATTAAATATTCAAGATTTGCCATCAGGAGTGTATATGATCAATATTCAATCAACTCAAGGAAGAATAGTAAAACGATTAATTAAAAGATAA